A single Lacerta agilis isolate rLacAgi1 chromosome 10, rLacAgi1.pri, whole genome shotgun sequence DNA region contains:
- the USP44 gene encoding ubiquitin carboxyl-terminal hydrolase 44 produces MDKCKHVGRLRLAQDHSIVNPHKWHCMVCNTTESVWACLSCSHVACGRYIEEHALKHFQESSHPVALEVNELYVFCYLCDDYVLNDNATGDLKLLRSTLNAIKSQNYDCTTRSGRILRSMGTSDYLSHNSAQALLRNQDRMFTALWHRRHALMGKVFRSWFELTPSGKRVLEEEKLREEAEERRINAKKKREERKRQLKEEMEKMPPRKSFRLQNQNKESSKISLYALKVSQNLDSAVELKVTATSDDVKLKKINDSPVKRRPTVTPGVTGLRNLGNTCYMNSVLQVLSHLLIFRECFLKLDLNQTQELLAAAANGKTRSSYKHSPSAGSIFHVNKSQFKDKESSARRSSVSSGLSGGASNSRNMELIQPKEPSSKYISLCHELHTLFQVMWSGKWALVSPFAMLHSVWRLIPAFRGYAQQDAQEFLCELLDKVQQELETARTKCPALIPTSQRKLIKQVLNVVNTIFHGQLLSQVTCLACDNKSNTIEPFWDLSLEFPERYHCNGKETTCQHPCLLTEMLAKFTETEALEGKIYACDQCNTKRRKFSSKPIILTEAQKQLMVCRLPQVLRLHLKRFRWSGRNHREKIGVHVSFDQTLNMEPYCCRESLKSLVPDCFIYDLSAVVMHHGKGFGSGHYTAYCYNSEGGFWVHCNDSKLNMCTMEEVCKAQAYILFYTQRITQANGHCKVSALDSPSGKQPNTEVNCSTADSNS; encoded by the exons ATGGATAAGTGTAAACACGTAGGAAGACTTCGGCTtgcccaagaccattccattgtaaatCCTCACAAGTGGCATTGCATGGTATGCAATACTACAGAATCTGTATGGGCCTGCCTCAGCTGCTCACATGTTGCTTGTGGAAGATACATCGAAGAACATGCACTAAAGCACTTTCAGGAAAGCAGTCATCCAGTGGCATTAGAAGTGAATGAGCTGTATGTTTTCTGCTACCTTTGTGATGACTATGTTCTTAATGATAATGCAACTGGTGATTTAAAGCTGTTGCGAAGTACATTAAATGCAATCAAGAGTCAAAATTATGACTGTACTACTCGCAGTGGCAGGATTTTGCGATCGATGGGCACAAGTGATTATCTTTCCCATAATAGTGCTCAAGCCTTGCTTCGTAATCAAGACCGTATGTTCACAGCTCTATGGCACAGGAGGCATGCATTAATGGGCAAAGTTTTTAGATCTTGGTTTGAACTGACACCAAGTGGGAAAAGggttttagaagaagaaaagctaagggaagaagcagaagaaagaagGATCAATGctaagaagaaaagagaagagagaaagcgCCAGttgaaagaagaaatggaaaaaatgCCTCCAAGAAAGAGCTTTCGCTTGCAAAATCAAAATAAGGAATCCTCAAAAATATCACTCTATGCACTAAAAGTGTCACAGAATTTGGACTCTGCTGTAGAACTGAAAGTAACAGCTACCTCAGATgatgtaaaattaaaaaaaattaatgactcTCCAGTTAAACGAAGGCCTACTGTGACTCCTGGTGTAACAGGATTACGAAACTTGGGGAATACATGTTATATGAACTCTGTTCTCCAGGTATTGAGTCATTTGCTCATATTTCGGGAATGTTTTTTAAAGCTTGATTTGAACCAAACTCAAGAGTTGTTAGCAGCTGCAGCCAATGGCAAAACAAGATCATCTTATAAGCATTCTCCATCTGCTGGCTCTATATTTCATGTGAACAAAAGTCAATTTAAGGACAAGGAGTCTTCTGCAAGGCGATCTAGTGTTTCATCAGGCTTAAGTGGTGGAGCATCAAATAGTAGAAATATGGAACTTATTCAGCCTAAGGAGCCAAGCTCAAAGTACATTTCTCTTTGTCATGAGCTGCATACATTGTTTCAAGTCATGTGGTCTGGCAAGTGGGCATTGGTATCTCCATTTGCCATGCTCCATTCTGTGTGGAGACTAATCCCAGCCTTTCGTGGTTATGCCCAGCAAGATGCTCAGGAATTTCTCTGTGAACTTTTGGATAAAGTACAGCAAGAATTGGAGACGGCTCGTACAAAATGCCCAGCCCTCATCCCTACTTCTCAAAGGAAACTCATTAAACAGGTTTTGAATGTGGTCAATACAATTTTTCATGGGCAGCTTTTAAGCCAG GTAACATGTCTTGCGTGTGATAATAAGTCTAATACTATAGAACCCTTCTGGGATCTGTCACTGGAATTTCCTGAACGATACCACTGCAATGGAAAGGAGACAACCTGTCAGCATCCATGCTTGTTGACGGAAATGTTGGCTAAGTTTACAGAAACTGAAGCATTGGAAGGAAAGATATATGCCTGTGATCAGTGCAACA CAAAACGAAGGAAGTTTTCTTCTAAGCCCATTATACTCACAGAAGCACAGAAGCAACTTATGGTATGCCGACTACCTCAAGTTCTGCGGTTACACCTTAAGCGGTTCAG ATGGTCAGGACGTAATCATCGTGAGAAGATTGGTGTGCACGTCAGCTTTGATCAGACGCTCAACATGGAGCCCTATTGCTGCAGAGAATCTCTCAAGTCCCTTGTTCCGGATTGCTTTATCTATGACCTGTCTGCTGTTGTGATGCATCATGGGAAAGGTTTTGGCTCAGGACACTACACTGCCTATTGCTATAATTCAGAAGGAG GATTCTGGGTTCATTGCAATGATTCCAAGCTCAACATGTGCACTATGGAAGAAGTATGCAAGGCCCAGGCCTACATCTTGTTTTATACTCAACGAATTACTCAGGCAAATGGACACTGTAAAGTTTCAGCTCTTGACTCACCATCTGGAAAACAGCCAAATACTGAAGTTAATTGTTCCACTGCAGATAGTAACAGCTAA